One window from the genome of Aricia agestis chromosome 6, ilAriAges1.1, whole genome shotgun sequence encodes:
- the LOC121728189 gene encoding required for meiotic nuclear division protein 1 homolog, giving the protein MSVLMSRLLLTTCRTLNPQNIIINNVQRFSAAKVQFITKVNDMVFPAQYFSARNYCVDTIQPTLALDNKGIPLKKKTIHKKAVLEDLPKKDGHYLTLAYATAHSYDLKGIRQALVQQKLYEPGTSKAEEVGDVVVANAVYKIGDEPREILFFQEGSVVFWNCTELEAKNVLDFIKPFEIESYPSEVVKKESEVMTYFYQKNAKNCHLSEEAIVLVPDQDNSLEKYAFSHAMAQSARLGAWEERLEELASSISSHMALMEREGAVHVDKKELVRKLGQVFTLRHRLNVESDLLDTPDRYWEQERLERLYSHTVAYFTIPRRTRVLNSRLSHCAELLELLWSWAADRHHVRLELWVIALILAEVCFELLHVFERYWPAAPAVAPAVVTAVGELQ; this is encoded by the exons ATGAGTGTCCTAATGTCTCGGTTATTATTGACCACATGCCGAACCCTAAatccacaaaatattattatcaacaatGTTCAGAGATTTTCTGCGGCAAAAGTTCAATTCATAACAAAAGTGAATGATATGGTTTTTCCGGCTCAGTATTTTTCTGCAAGGAATTACTGTGTCGACACCATACAACCGACCCTAGCCTTGGACAACAAAGGTATACCTCTGAAAAAGAAAACTATCCACAAGAAAGCTGTTCTAGAGGATCTACCCAAAAAGGATGGACATTATCTAACTCTGGCTTATGCGACGGCACATTCCTACGATTTAAAAGGCATCAGACAAGCGCTAGTCCAACAAAAGCTGTACGAACCGGGAAC ATCCAAAGCTGAGGAAGTGGGTGATGTGGTGGTTGCTAATGCGGTCTACAAGATTGGGGACGAACCACGGGAGATCCTGTTCTTCCAAGAAGGTTCAGTTGTCTTCTGGAACTGCACCGAGCTGGAGGCAAAAAATGTTTTGGACTTTATTAAACC GTTTGAAATAGAGAGCTACCCGAGTGAGGTGGTGAAGAAGGAGAGTGAGGTGATGACTTACTTCTATCAGAAGAATGC GAAGAACTGTCATCTCAGTGAGGAAGCGATTGTGTTGGTGCCTGATCAAGACAATTCTTTAGAAAAGTATGCATTCAG TCACGCGATGGCGCAGTCGGCGCGGCTGGGGGCGTGGGAGGAGCGGCTGGAGGAGCTGGCGTCGTCCATCAGCTCGCACATGGCGCTCATGGAGCGGGAGGGCGCCGTGCACGTCGACAAGAAAGAGCTCG TCCGCAAGCTGGGCCAGGTATTCACGCTGCGGCACCGGCTGAACGTGGAGTCGGACTTGCTAGACACGCCCGACCGCTACTGGGAGCAGGAGCGCCTCGAGCGCCTGTACTCCCACACCGTCGCCTACTTCACCATACCGCGCCGGACCAGG GTGTTGAACTCCCGCCTGTCCCACTGCGCGGAGCTGCTGGAGTTGCTGTGGTCGTGGGCGGCGGACAGGCATCACGTGCGCCTCGAGCTCTGGGTCATCGCGCTCATCCTGGCCGAAGTCTGCTTCGAGCTGCTGCACGTCTTCGAGCGGTACTGGCCAGCAGCACCGGCAGTCGCACCGGCTGTAGTGACAGCAGTTGGGGAGCTGCAGTGA
- the LOC121728190 gene encoding crossover junction endonuclease EME1 — MDYVATVDLSSDDNASANDNEDDFLPEINVVSTSSSQNGSQETYTSSTSGPSSQIAAKTKKQLLEERRRERALAKQNNKIYKPGECMKHMHIEMHPGLLATWYCADIPRELGAAGAHLKSSPALWDTSLVLWSRSVDPVLTNAGGMVGLSASQERCDRGLYVCTAEEVAPHVEAHTLASHMATVEDLAGCKLTLVMFGIKDYFKSSGRKTNNSSRKLMNEIDLEMAITDLLVSAQIDALLVNTPSELALTVLQFTKAIAEAPYKKAKRAFDEQADFYMKGDNKKCVAVDGDGNGVTRLWQQMLAVLPQSSLQTARSLARRYALPKALYEALQVPGGVEAVAGAGVTRAAGGGARALGPQFARKLHTLFTAEDGDLLID; from the exons ATGGATTATGTGGCTACAGTCGACTTATCTTCTGATGATAATGCAAGTGCTAACGACAATGAAGATGATTTCCTACCTGAAATAAATGTTGTGTCGACTTCAAGCAGTCAAAATGGGAGTCAGGAAA CCTACACAAGTTCAACCAGTGGACCAAGCAGTCAAATTGCAGCAAAAACTAAGAAACAACTGTTGGAAGAAAGAAGAAGAGAGAGAGCTCTCGCTAAACAAAACAATAAGATCTACAAGCCGGGGGAGTGTATGAAA CACATGCATATTGAGATGCACCCGGGGCTGCTGGCCACGTGGTACTGCGCCGACATCCCCCGAGAGCTTGGGGCCGCCGGGGCTCACCTTAAGTCCTCCCCCGCACTGTGGGACACCTCGCTGGTGCTTTGGAGTCGCTCCGTGGATCCTGTGTTGACTAATGCTGGGGGAATG GTGGGGCTATCAGCGAGCCAGGAGCGCTGCGACCGCGGTCTGTATGTGTGCACGGCGGAGGAGGTGGCGCCGCACGTGGAGGCGCACACCCTGGCCTCGCACATGGCCACTGTCGAGGACCTGGCTGGCTGCAAGCTGACCCTGGTCATGTTCGGGATCAAAGATTATTTTAA ATCTTCTGGTCGCAAAACTAACAACAGCAGCCGAAAACTGATGAACGAGATTGACCTGGAGATGGCCATTACAG ACCTGCTAGTGTCGGCGCAGATCGACGCGCTGCTGGTGAACACGCCCAGCGAGCTCGCGCTGACCGTGTTGCAGTTCACTAAGGCCATCGCCGAGGCGCCCTACAA GAAGGCGAAGCGCGCTTTCGACGAACAAGCGGATTTTTACATGAAGGGGGACAATAAGAAATGCGTAGCCGTCGACGGAGACG GTAACGGCGTGACGCGGCTGTGGCAGCAGATGCTGGCGGTGCTGCCGCAGTCCTCGCTGCAGACCGCGCGCTCGCTGGCACGGCGATACGCCCTGCCCAAAGCGCTGTACGAG GCTTTGCAGGTGCCAGGCGGCGTGGAGGCGGTGGCGGgcgcgggggtgacgcgggcggcggggggcggggcgcgaGCGCTCGGACCGCAGTTCGCGCGCAAACTGCACACGCTCTTCACGGCGGAGGATGGAGACCTACTGATTGACTGA